One window of the Campylobacter showae CSUNSWCD genome contains the following:
- the dapB gene encoding 4-hydroxy-tetrahydrodipicolinate reductase, protein MVKIGIHGASGKMGRMIIECLKNEPNAKLSAAYTIEPLDFALPDGVVLTDKFDELFANCDVVIDFTIKDGAINLLNYARTDPKPLVIGTTGLGEDGASLLKLASAAMPILYATNMSLGVAVLNRLAALASKALREFDAEIVEQHHRHKKDAPSGTALTLGERVAAARGLNLKDVLVTGRDGLVGARSKDEIAILAVRGGDVVGRHTVGFYNEGEFIELNHTATSRATFAKGAIKAAIWVAGQQSGLYGIDDCLGL, encoded by the coding sequence TTGGTAAAAATAGGAATCCACGGCGCAAGCGGCAAAATGGGACGCATGATCATCGAGTGCCTAAAAAACGAGCCAAACGCGAAACTCAGCGCGGCTTATACGATAGAGCCGCTTGATTTTGCGTTGCCTGACGGTGTCGTTCTCACAGATAAATTTGACGAGCTTTTTGCAAACTGCGACGTCGTTATCGACTTTACGATCAAAGATGGCGCGATAAACCTGCTAAACTACGCCCGCACTGACCCAAAACCGCTAGTTATCGGCACGACAGGTCTTGGCGAGGACGGAGCAAGCCTGCTAAAGCTCGCAAGCGCGGCGATGCCGATACTTTACGCTACCAATATGAGCCTTGGCGTCGCGGTTTTAAATCGTTTGGCGGCGCTAGCGTCAAAGGCATTGCGTGAATTTGACGCCGAGATCGTCGAGCAGCACCACAGACACAAAAAAGACGCTCCAAGCGGCACGGCGTTGACGCTTGGCGAACGCGTGGCGGCGGCTAGAGGTTTAAATCTAAAAGACGTTTTAGTAACGGGCAGAGACGGGCTAGTCGGAGCTCGCAGCAAGGACGAGATCGCGATCCTAGCCGTGCGAGGCGGCGACGTCGTGGGCAGGCATACGGTCGGATTTTACAACGAGGGCGAGTTTATCGAGCTAAATCACACCGCGACTAGCCGCGCGACCTTTGCCAAGGGTGCTATAAAGGCGGCTATTTGGGTTGCCGGACAGCAAAGCGGGCTGTACGGGATAGATGATTGCTTGGGGTTGTAA
- a CDS encoding ankyrin repeat domain-containing protein, with the protein MNKLALSLAALCLIVFVNFIYEKLSGPTRFVVTADTKIIPGSELSKYVTQEEIDDFAFRYWDIDKQIQDNAFAENFRKLLKSKQTDQILKFMQDNNISIDSPLIDGVTPLMYASFYDDEATAKRLIDMGANAHAQDNYKLSPLAYAIENNSTKTAKLLLDSGVKFDEVKAVQWYRKTPFYYNIEKLIIDGDDVKIVYRDNYQVNKESKDVNDPIGYIVTHNYVEMTELALASGYRPKLDDHPNTFFHGLRDDSEFMRSLYILLDTIPNYEPMLKLLLKYDVVGQPTKEELKKAYEECYKKRKGWIDYKENYIYKMNQGRDEEAEEKIQRTNNKYKHAPYWHIYQDGLLQYKPKPIDPKKIEEFDKEINFYNPHCPDQNATFKDIRTFIKWANEMEKRDGINSAIGRAESGMAQVIYVDSNRSKSDSNSNLQSK; encoded by the coding sequence TTGAACAAACTCGCACTTAGCCTCGCCGCTCTTTGCCTCATCGTTTTCGTAAATTTTATTTACGAAAAGCTATCCGGCCCCACTCGCTTTGTAGTCACTGCCGATACTAAGATAATCCCCGGTTCGGAGCTAAGCAAATACGTAACGCAAGAGGAGATAGACGATTTTGCTTTTAGATACTGGGATATAGATAAGCAGATACAAGACAACGCATTTGCGGAAAATTTCCGCAAGCTTTTAAAATCAAAGCAAACGGATCAAATTTTAAAATTTATGCAAGATAATAACATTAGCATAGATTCTCCACTAATAGACGGCGTTACTCCTTTGATGTACGCTAGCTTTTACGACGACGAAGCCACGGCAAAAAGACTTATAGATATGGGCGCAAACGCTCATGCGCAAGATAACTACAAACTCTCACCCCTGGCCTACGCCATAGAAAACAACTCCACAAAGACCGCTAAGCTACTGCTTGATAGCGGGGTTAAATTTGATGAAGTAAAGGCGGTACAGTGGTATAGAAAAACTCCTTTTTACTACAATATCGAAAAACTTATCATAGACGGAGACGACGTAAAGATAGTATATCGAGATAATTACCAAGTCAATAAAGAATCCAAAGACGTAAACGATCCGATAGGATATATAGTAACCCATAACTACGTAGAGATGACCGAACTTGCCCTTGCTAGCGGGTATAGACCAAAACTAGACGATCATCCAAATACGTTTTTTCACGGACTAAGAGACGATTCCGAATTTATGCGATCTTTATATATCTTGCTAGATACTATCCCAAACTACGAACCTATGCTAAAGCTTCTTTTAAAATACGACGTCGTAGGGCAACCTACGAAAGAGGAACTAAAGAAGGCGTATGAGGAGTGCTATAAAAAGCGCAAGGGATGGATTGATTATAAAGAAAACTATATCTATAAAATGAATCAAGGTAGAGACGAAGAGGCCGAAGAAAAGATACAAAGGACCAATAATAAATACAAACATGCTCCTTACTGGCACATATATCAAGACGGCCTTTTACAATACAAACCAAAGCCGATAGACCCGAAAAAGATAGAAGAATTTGACAAAGAAATAAATTTCTATAATCCGCATTGCCCTGATCAAAATGCTACGTTTAAAGACATTAGAACTTTCATAAAATGGGCAAATGAAATGGAAAAACGAGACGGGATAAATAGCGCTATAGGTAGAGCCGAAAGCGGTATGGCTCAGGTGATTTACGTAGATAGCAACCGAAGCAAATCAGACTCAAACTCAAATTTACAAAGCAAATAG
- the purF gene encoding amidophosphoribosyltransferase, which translates to MCAIVGVINSKDAAKTVYYALFAMQHRGQEASGISACDEGHIETVKGRGLVTEVFDKKSFEVLKGDMAIGHNRYATAGKNSAADAQPIAANYALGSISVAHNGNLVNKDEVREALIAEGAIFQSNMDTENIVHLIARSRSEHLQDRIVAALKQIKGAYCLLIQSRHKIFAIRDRWGVRPLSLGRLKDGGYIVASETCAFDLVGASFVRDVEPGEMLVFEQGKSEFESVRLFEPEPRVCAFEYIYFARPDSVIEGKSVYEVRKKMGETLAKKSKIDADFVVPVPDSGTPAALGYANASGIPFELAIVRNHYVGRTFIEPTQEMRNLKVKLKLNPMASLLKGKSVVVVDDSIVRGTTSKKIVELLRHAGAREIHFKVACPELKYPERYGIDTPSFEELISANKTPEEVRKYIGADSLEFLDVDELVSSIGSERKYSLVSFDGDYFIK; encoded by the coding sequence ATGTGTGCGATAGTTGGAGTAATAAATTCTAAAGATGCGGCAAAAACGGTATATTATGCGCTATTTGCCATGCAACACCGAGGCCAGGAAGCAAGCGGCATCAGCGCATGCGACGAGGGACACATAGAAACCGTCAAGGGTCGCGGACTCGTGACCGAGGTATTTGATAAAAAGAGCTTTGAAGTGCTAAAAGGCGATATGGCGATCGGGCACAACCGCTACGCCACCGCGGGCAAAAACTCCGCCGCCGACGCGCAGCCAATCGCGGCAAACTACGCGCTAGGCTCGATCTCGGTCGCACATAACGGCAACCTCGTAAACAAAGACGAAGTCCGCGAAGCGCTGATCGCCGAGGGAGCGATATTTCAAAGCAACATGGACACCGAAAACATCGTCCATCTCATCGCTAGAAGCCGCAGCGAACACCTACAAGACCGCATAGTCGCGGCGCTAAAACAGATCAAAGGCGCCTACTGCCTACTCATCCAGTCCCGCCATAAAATTTTCGCCATCCGCGACCGCTGGGGCGTGAGACCGCTCTCGCTGGGACGCCTAAAAGACGGCGGATACATCGTAGCTAGCGAAACGTGCGCGTTTGATTTGGTGGGCGCGAGCTTCGTCCGCGACGTGGAGCCGGGCGAGATGCTGGTTTTTGAACAGGGCAAAAGTGAGTTTGAGAGCGTGCGCCTTTTTGAGCCAGAGCCTAGAGTTTGTGCGTTTGAGTATATTTATTTCGCGCGCCCCGATAGCGTCATAGAGGGCAAAAGCGTCTACGAAGTACGCAAAAAAATGGGCGAAACGCTAGCCAAAAAAAGCAAGATCGACGCGGACTTCGTCGTGCCGGTGCCAGACAGCGGAACGCCAGCGGCACTGGGCTACGCAAACGCCAGCGGGATACCGTTTGAGCTAGCCATCGTGCGAAATCACTACGTCGGCCGCACCTTTATCGAGCCGACGCAAGAGATGCGCAACCTCAAAGTCAAACTCAAGCTAAACCCAATGGCAAGCCTGCTCAAGGGCAAAAGTGTAGTCGTAGTGGACGACAGCATCGTGCGCGGCACGACCTCCAAAAAGATCGTCGAGCTACTTCGCCACGCGGGCGCGAGAGAGATACACTTTAAAGTCGCCTGCCCCGAGCTAAAGTACCCCGAGCGCTACGGCATCGACACTCCAAGCTTCGAGGAGCTAATCAGCGCAAACAAAACGCCTGAAGAGGTGCGCAAATATATCGGCGCGGACAGTCTCGAGTTTTTGGACGTGGACGAGCTAGTTAGCAGTATCGGCAGCGAACGCAAATACTCGCTGGTTAGCTTTGACGGAGATTATTTTATTAAATAA
- a CDS encoding Cj0814 family flagellar-dependent secreted protein, with product MFSLILLLQEPAKFTYTIPSQNSLVSLNFNDLQAYGYTVDKAGFMGADFNKAAGLPKDFKIHKSTLDELSRFAERNHVLNRIKSKDEQIKIFDNIDMADTIKHYYRLFDQMTSALGDDKKSYTLADIDKLPKGYSTKGTHYDAKGHLLKDLSNSTISNIYSSTDELNSAKSLSKELSSAGVRLIVKEVDFTMSEAGDEFSFNPDMSVYQADEGYSKEALFMGFLRSSRPLPSDSAKTKLSSAALNDISSTGEHKEYFVDFEKVGKDSESIKALIKERLKELTLLMYARSKNINAESVTSNEYEKFKPAGEDINSLANSWSERISSISKTFV from the coding sequence GTGTTCTCCTTAATTCTATTACTCCAAGAGCCAGCTAAATTTACTTATACTATTCCCTCTCAAAACAGTCTCGTCTCTTTAAATTTTAATGACCTTCAAGCTTATGGCTACACAGTGGATAAAGCAGGTTTTATGGGAGCTGATTTTAACAAAGCCGCAGGCTTGCCAAAGGACTTTAAAATCCATAAAAGCACACTTGATGAGCTTAGTAGATTTGCCGAGCGCAACCATGTGCTAAACCGCATCAAAAGCAAAGACGAGCAGATAAAGATCTTTGACAACATCGATATGGCCGACACCATAAAGCACTACTACAGACTATTTGATCAAATGACCTCTGCTTTAGGTGATGATAAAAAGAGTTACACCCTTGCAGATATAGACAAACTACCAAAAGGTTACAGCACAAAAGGCACTCACTATGACGCCAAAGGACATTTGCTAAAAGATCTATCAAACTCTACTATCTCAAACATCTACTCTAGCACCGATGAGCTAAATAGCGCTAAGTCTCTAAGTAAAGAACTATCAAGTGCAGGCGTTAGGCTCATAGTAAAAGAGGTTGATTTTACGATGAGCGAAGCAGGTGATGAGTTTAGTTTTAACCCTGATATGTCGGTATATCAAGCAGATGAAGGTTACAGCAAAGAGGCTCTTTTTATGGGATTTTTGCGCAGCTCTAGACCGCTACCAAGTGATAGTGCAAAGACTAAGCTTAGCAGTGCTGCCTTAAATGATATCTCAAGCACTGGAGAGCATAAAGAGTATTTTGTGGATTTTGAAAAAGTGGGTAAGGATAGTGAGAGCATAAAAGCGCTCATAAAAGAAAGACTTAAAGAGCTAACACTTTTAATGTATGCAAGATCAAAGAACATTAACGCAGAAAGTGTCACCTCAAACGAATATGAGAAATTTAAGCCAGCTGGCGAGGATATAAATTCTCTAGCAAATTCTTGGAGTGAGAGGATAAGCTCTATCAGTAAGACTTTTGTGTAG
- a CDS encoding M16 family metallopeptidase: MRKILFLFLAVFAASVLAKQAPVAQATKTRQLDANLSASNLTAKDKTAQKLNLTQDPTIASGELANGLKYYVKENKQPANSAYFYLVVNIGSTDERENELGLAHFTEHMAFNGSREFSKNELVKKLESLGVAFGADLNAQTSYDQTSYLLEIHVNEQNLKDVFRVFRDWIDGVSFDAAELDKERGIIVEEERARNTPAYRFYIKNRVPELYGDSIYAKRSPIGDMNIVKNVDVATIKGFYGRTYQPRFMKFIAVGDFDKKRIEELIKQSFGPAKNTNDYVSPDKTIPIKSGFSVNNYDSAEIGLNSINLIFTQKYKFDDEIQRLRQNLLVNYISDLVAMIYEQRNLALRGRFYSPIIEDQNVLYAFEINAVDDDFSGALSDLASVLKGVEKFGFSQADFESAKKDFINSAKNAYLQAGNKRSSAVAANIEDTTRIGGVLLGDKDLRDVTLALLDEINLEEVNAEFRRILAIDAKNLNVISAKGAKLNEAKFDQIWAEAKPYDTLAANQAKSELFDYDALKPKNFVSKKHNEKLDFYLYELPNGARVAFKEVKTKKDVVWLSAVSRGGTSNLAKPKQGALAVEVSNESGAGEFSNYDLAKILSGKQLSYSKFIDQLSQGYSASSASADFEWLLRALFLEFSEPRFDENALKKTKINELEKLEKTKNLPERKFRDEFARFFYENNPRTNPLEAADINELQMNDVKKIVKEKFTNAASYDFIVVGDLNLTAAEPLLQKYLANLPARAERENFVDDGVRTIAGEREFKRNYQTTQRSDAAMILKNENVKYSRPELLRVNALSAVLSMMLREDVREDRGQVYGLGVHMNLAKYPYESFTAHFGFTAAPDNVNAVLGEIKSNVAELKGGADIQRYLQNFKKSALVKMRQSYVQGEFWTRAVMRELVFGDEVLSLDEYEKAVNALTEQDVKDAAKLYLNEKNVVISVNNPASAK, from the coding sequence ATGAGGAAAATTTTATTTTTATTTCTAGCCGTTTTTGCGGCGAGCGTTTTGGCTAAACAAGCGCCGGTCGCGCAGGCGACTAAAACGCGGCAGCTGGACGCAAATTTGAGCGCGTCAAATTTGACGGCGAAGGATAAAACCGCGCAAAAGCTAAATTTGACCCAGGATCCGACTATTGCGAGCGGAGAGCTAGCAAACGGGCTAAAATACTATGTCAAGGAAAACAAGCAACCCGCAAATTCGGCATATTTTTATCTAGTCGTAAACATCGGCTCGACCGACGAGCGCGAAAACGAGCTGGGACTGGCGCACTTTACCGAGCACATGGCCTTTAACGGCAGCCGCGAGTTTAGCAAAAACGAGCTAGTTAAAAAGCTAGAGAGCCTCGGAGTGGCCTTTGGCGCGGATCTAAACGCGCAGACTAGCTACGATCAGACTAGCTATCTGCTAGAAATCCACGTAAACGAGCAAAATTTAAAGGACGTTTTCCGCGTCTTTCGCGACTGGATCGACGGTGTGAGCTTTGACGCGGCCGAGCTGGATAAAGAGCGGGGCATCATCGTCGAGGAGGAGCGCGCCAGAAACACGCCTGCGTATAGATTTTACATCAAAAACCGCGTGCCCGAGCTATACGGCGATAGCATCTACGCCAAAAGGTCGCCCATCGGCGATATGAATATCGTAAAAAACGTCGACGTGGCGACCATAAAGGGCTTTTACGGCAGGACGTATCAGCCTAGATTTATGAAATTTATCGCAGTCGGCGACTTTGATAAAAAGCGCATAGAGGAGCTGATAAAGCAAAGCTTTGGCCCCGCTAAAAACACAAACGACTACGTGAGTCCGGATAAAACTATCCCTATAAAAAGCGGCTTTAGCGTAAATAACTACGACTCCGCCGAGATCGGGCTAAACTCGATAAATTTGATCTTTACGCAAAAGTACAAATTTGACGACGAGATCCAAAGGCTTAGGCAAAATTTGCTAGTAAACTACATCTCAGACCTGGTCGCCATGATATACGAGCAGCGAAATTTAGCCCTGCGCGGGCGATTTTACTCGCCGATCATCGAGGATCAAAACGTGCTTTACGCCTTTGAGATAAACGCCGTGGATGATGATTTTAGCGGCGCGCTTAGCGATCTGGCGAGTGTTTTAAAGGGAGTGGAGAAATTTGGCTTTAGCCAGGCTGACTTTGAAAGCGCAAAAAAAGATTTTATAAACTCGGCTAAAAATGCCTATTTGCAAGCGGGCAACAAGCGCTCGAGCGCGGTCGCGGCAAATATCGAGGATACGACTAGGATCGGCGGCGTGCTGCTAGGCGACAAGGACTTGCGCGACGTCACTTTGGCGCTGCTTGATGAGATCAACCTTGAGGAGGTAAACGCCGAATTTAGGCGGATACTGGCCATCGACGCAAAAAATCTAAACGTAATTAGCGCCAAAGGAGCGAAGCTAAACGAGGCTAAATTTGATCAAATTTGGGCGGAGGCAAAGCCGTACGACACGCTAGCCGCAAATCAGGCAAAGAGCGAGCTTTTCGACTACGACGCGCTAAAGCCTAAAAATTTCGTATCAAAAAAGCATAACGAAAAGCTTGATTTTTACCTTTACGAGCTACCAAACGGCGCGCGCGTGGCATTTAAGGAGGTAAAAACCAAAAAAGACGTCGTCTGGCTAAGCGCGGTTAGTCGCGGCGGCACGTCAAATTTGGCCAAACCAAAGCAGGGAGCGCTAGCCGTAGAGGTCTCAAACGAGAGCGGGGCGGGGGAGTTTAGCAACTACGACCTGGCTAAAATCCTAAGCGGCAAGCAGCTAAGCTATAGCAAATTTATCGATCAGCTTTCGCAAGGATACAGCGCAAGCTCGGCTAGCGCGGACTTTGAGTGGCTTTTGCGCGCGCTGTTTTTGGAGTTTAGTGAGCCTAGATTTGACGAAAACGCGCTAAAAAAGACAAAAATCAATGAGCTTGAAAAGTTGGAAAAGACCAAAAATCTGCCTGAGCGTAAATTTCGCGACGAATTTGCGAGATTTTTCTACGAAAACAACCCGCGAACGAACCCGCTCGAGGCCGCGGACATAAACGAGCTGCAGATGAACGACGTAAAAAAGATAGTGAAGGAGAAATTTACCAACGCGGCTTCGTATGATTTTATCGTAGTCGGCGATCTAAATTTGACCGCAGCCGAGCCGCTTTTACAAAAATATCTGGCAAATTTGCCAGCGCGCGCGGAACGCGAAAATTTTGTCGATGACGGCGTAAGGACGATCGCGGGCGAACGGGAGTTTAAGCGTAATTACCAAACCACGCAGCGAAGCGACGCCGCGATGATACTGAAAAACGAAAACGTGAAGTATTCGCGCCCAGAGTTACTGCGCGTAAACGCCCTATCTGCAGTGCTTTCGATGATGCTGCGCGAGGACGTGCGCGAGGACCGCGGGCAGGTCTACGGCTTGGGCGTGCATATGAATCTCGCAAAATACCCGTACGAAAGCTTCACCGCGCATTTTGGCTTTACGGCTGCGCCTGATAACGTAAATGCCGTGCTAGGCGAGATAAAATCAAACGTCGCCGAGCTAAAAGGCGGCGCGGACATCCAGCGCTATCTGCAAAATTTCAAAAAATCAGCGCTCGTAAAAATGCGCCAATCCTACGTTCAGGGCGAGTTTTGGACGCGCGCGGTCATGCGCGAGCTGGTTTTTGGCGATGAGGTTTTGAGCCTGGACGAGTACGAAAAGGCGGTAAATGCGCTCACCGAGCAGGACGTAAAAGACGCGGCGAAGCTCTATCTAAACGAGAAAAACGTCGTGATAAGCGTAAATAATCCCGCCTCGGCGAAGTAA
- a CDS encoding Cj0814 family flagellar-dependent secreted protein: MINALGSYPLNLEQNIKVSTKVATKQTSSEVLGYKVDKDGYFTDEFNKQAGIPSEYKIHSSTLESLVNVAEGTSFFSRTFKSIDIAKTAGNAYKILCQVVGEDTLNSKDSFSIDEIRNFPQGFSYNRQSMQVTKIHNSIYDFDAAASSFNYKESNKQMISTLFFNPSFDGGDGMQPLKPTTDIFNNNNGGKESVGSGVFIDPHGERYTNKDGSITRGGLLAAVINSNLDVKEGETTVFGKKQGFDKSVDSKEFSRAFELFELMGEMKFGANFNKASDSDLAGMPAYMQEYAKYKRDLVYVDLTTGFVGKYSDEEDEPSFKKMMEHNLKMLKLLFGEIDKDGKKSKDFMDSFLKFSMPPLNLVKELNENPAGKYLVDMLGIKRDIDIKA; this comes from the coding sequence ATGATAAACGCACTTGGTAGCTACCCCTTAAATTTAGAGCAGAACATAAAGGTATCAACCAAAGTTGCCACCAAACAAACCAGCTCAGAGGTTTTAGGCTACAAGGTAGATAAGGATGGCTACTTTACAGATGAGTTTAATAAACAAGCTGGCATCCCAAGTGAATATAAAATTCACTCAAGCACGCTGGAGTCTTTAGTCAATGTTGCAGAGGGGACATCATTTTTTAGTCGCACCTTTAAAAGCATAGATATAGCAAAGACTGCTGGCAATGCCTACAAAATTCTCTGCCAAGTCGTTGGCGAAGACACGCTAAATTCAAAAGATAGCTTTAGCATTGACGAGATAAGAAATTTCCCACAAGGCTTTTCTTATAACCGCCAAAGTATGCAAGTAACTAAGATCCATAACTCCATTTATGACTTTGATGCAGCTGCTTCTAGCTTTAACTACAAAGAGTCAAACAAGCAGATGATAAGCACGCTCTTTTTCAACCCAAGCTTTGATGGCGGAGATGGCATGCAGCCACTAAAGCCAACAACAGATATCTTTAACAACAATAATGGTGGCAAAGAGAGTGTGGGAAGTGGTGTTTTTATCGATCCACACGGCGAAAGATACACAAACAAAGATGGCTCTATAACTAGAGGCGGACTTTTAGCAGCCGTCATAAACAGCAACCTTGACGTCAAAGAAGGTGAAACCACTGTTTTTGGAAAGAAGCAAGGCTTTGATAAGAGCGTAGATAGTAAAGAATTTAGTAGGGCATTTGAGCTATTTGAACTTATGGGCGAGATGAAATTTGGAGCAAATTTCAACAAAGCAAGCGACTCTGATCTAGCTGGTATGCCTGCATATATGCAAGAGTATGCTAAGTATAAAAGAGACCTTGTCTATGTAGATCTAACGACTGGGTTTGTCGGTAAGTATTCAGATGAAGAAGACGAACCCTCATTTAAAAAGATGATGGAGCATAATCTAAAAATGCTAAAGCTACTCTTTGGTGAGATAGACAAAGACGGCAAAAAGAGCAAAGACTTTATGGATAGCTTTTTAAAATTTAGCATGCCACCTTTAAATTTAGTAAAAGAGCTAAATGAAAACCCAGCTGGAAAATACCTAGTAGATATGCTTGGCATAAAAAGAGATATTGATATAAAGGCGTAG
- a CDS encoding Cj0814 family flagellar-dependent secreted protein translates to MKVSYNSILTKQHYQKQTKSEGFANFLPNTPNINSISQTTTPKNDFVSSSSIDSLYQAKFTSQEGYGYSVDTKGFMGADFNKAAGLPQDFKIHKSTLDAIVLHNQKHPNFTNFSMETKKDNQLFGEDSFANIDLANTIKQYYKIFDQISAGVISKGKEFYSNEDLAKMPKGYFSKDKKIEHVEYLMGRMTSDELDGLTDRSNEKVTHIFRTTQDAEYAHRLWDDLSDINVEVNGNFLDFSPEVMTTEHTIPYMWVSSAGYDFKPDMSVYDNEQGYTKEQIFVAFLKNEQGLVLQGGTTRITDEALNVYKSSLILTKQDRSEIGIPKAYYDEILSGKKDLKDILARILKLRNLELKKDQTLEGLASKIMDVLKEFDERTKTREL, encoded by the coding sequence ATGAAAGTCTCTTATAACTCCATCTTAACAAAACAGCACTACCAAAAACAGACAAAAAGCGAAGGCTTTGCAAATTTCTTGCCTAACACTCCAAATATAAATTCGATCAGCCAAACCACTACTCCCAAGAATGACTTTGTTTCATCTAGTAGTATCGACTCTCTTTATCAGGCTAAATTTACTTCACAAGAGGGCTATGGGTATAGTGTAGATACTAAAGGATTTATGGGGGCTGATTTTAACAAAGCTGCAGGTCTGCCACAGGACTTTAAAATACACAAAAGCACGCTTGATGCGATAGTGCTGCACAATCAAAAGCACCCAAACTTTACAAATTTTTCAATGGAAACAAAGAAAGATAACCAACTCTTTGGAGAGGATAGCTTTGCAAATATCGATCTAGCAAATACCATAAAGCAATACTATAAAATTTTTGATCAAATTTCAGCTGGAGTTATTAGCAAGGGTAAAGAGTTTTACTCAAATGAAGATCTAGCAAAGATGCCAAAGGGCTACTTTTCAAAAGATAAAAAAATAGAGCATGTTGAATACCTAATGGGTAGGATGACTAGCGATGAGCTAGATGGGCTAACTGATAGGAGTAATGAGAAGGTAACTCATATCTTTAGGACGACTCAAGACGCAGAATATGCACATAGGTTATGGGATGATCTAAGCGATATAAATGTAGAAGTCAATGGAAATTTCCTTGACTTTTCTCCAGAAGTGATGACAACTGAGCATACTATCCCTTATATGTGGGTTAGTAGTGCTGGATATGACTTTAAGCCTGATATGTCTGTATATGACAATGAACAAGGCTATACAAAGGAGCAAATTTTTGTAGCATTTTTAAAAAACGAGCAAGGTCTTGTGCTGCAAGGCGGCACAACAAGAATAACTGACGAGGCTCTTAATGTGTATAAAAGTTCATTAATACTTACAAAACAAGATAGAAGTGAGATAGGCATACCAAAGGCTTATTATGATGAGATACTATCTGGCAAGAAAGATCTAAAAGATATACTAGCCAGGATTTTAAAGCTTAGAAATTTAGAGCTTAAAAAAGATCAAACGCTTGAGGGACTAGCAAGCAAGATAATGGACGTTTTAAAAGAATTTGATGAGAGGACGAAGACAAGAGAGCTTTAA
- a CDS encoding Cj0814 family flagellar-dependent secreted protein codes for MINALGSYPLNLEQNIKVSTKVATKQTSSELLGYKVDKDGYFTDEFNKQAGIPSNYKIHSSTLESLVRIETQSDYMQRTFDSIDILKTVNNAYKILSQVVGEDTLNSKDSFSLDEIRNFPQGFSYNRQSMQVTKIHNSIHEFGSAAADFNGKESNKQMISTLFFNPSFDGGDGRQPLKPTTDIFNNNNGGKENTVIGVFMDPHGEKYTNKDGSITKGGLIAAVINNNLDVREGETTARGKREGYDKSVDSKEFNRAFELFELMGEMKFGPGFINATDNDIAGMPKYMQDHIRSKRDFVYIDLESGFVSTPEDRRRGYEEDELSFKKMMERNLKMLKLLFGEIDKDGKKSKDFMDSFLKFSMPPLNLVKELNENPAGKYLVDMLGIKRDVDIKV; via the coding sequence ATGATAAACGCACTTGGTAGCTACCCATTAAATTTAGAACAGAACATAAAGGTATCAACCAAAGTTGCCACCAAACAAACGAGCTCAGAGCTTTTAGGCTACAAGGTAGATAAGGATGGCTACTTTACAGATGAGTTTAATAAACAAGCTGGCATACCAAGTAATTATAAAATCCACTCAAGTACGCTGGAGTCGTTAGTAAGGATAGAGACGCAGTCTGACTATATGCAAAGGACTTTTGACAGCATCGATATACTAAAAACCGTAAATAATGCCTATAAAATCCTCTCACAAGTAGTTGGCGAAGACACGCTAAATTCAAAAGATAGCTTTAGCTTAGATGAGATAAGAAATTTCCCTCAAGGCTTTTCTTATAACCGCCAAAGTATGCAAGTAACCAAAATCCATAACTCCATTCATGAATTTGGCTCGGCTGCGGCTGATTTTAACGGCAAAGAGTCAAATAAGCAGATGATAAGCACGCTCTTTTTCAATCCAAGCTTTGATGGCGGAGATGGTAGGCAGCCACTAAAGCCAACAACAGATATCTTTAACAACAACAATGGTGGCAAAGAAAACACGGTCATTGGTGTATTTATGGATCCGCACGGAGAGAAATACACAAATAAAGACGGCTCAATAACCAAAGGCGGACTTATAGCAGCCGTTATAAACAATAACCTTGATGTGAGAGAGGGCGAGACAACCGCAAGAGGCAAAAGAGAAGGCTATGATAAGAGCGTAGATAGCAAAGAATTTAATAGAGCATTTGAGCTGTTTGAACTTATGGGCGAGATGAAATTTGGACCTGGCTTTATAAATGCTACCGATAACGATATAGCAGGTATGCCTAAATATATGCAAGATCACATTAGATCTAAAAGAGACTTTGTCTATATCGACTTAGAAAGTGGCTTTGTCAGCACTCCTGAAGATAGACGTAGGGGATATGAAGAAGACGAACTATCATTTAAAAAGATGATGGAGCGTAATCTAAAAATGCTAAAGCTACTCTTTGGTGAGATAGACAAGGACGGCAAAAAGAGCAAGGACTTTATGGATAGCTTTTTGAAATTTAGCATGCCACCTTTAAATTTAGTAAAAGAGCTAAATGAAAACCCAGCTGGAAAATACCTAGTAGATATGCTTGGTATAAAAAGAGATGTTGATATAAAGGTGTAG